Proteins encoded together in one Amblyomma americanum isolate KBUSLIRL-KWMA chromosome 1, ASM5285725v1, whole genome shotgun sequence window:
- the LOC144109088 gene encoding uncharacterized protein LOC144109088 isoform X1: protein MLKMIWGDIAAVVHLYKRYTAERRKGVTRNGAIHAVALVLLATDMSPMEPLLAGKEQRCKVISILGPITASRAVSAHNVVYNQKCPDVNPAVAPEVVDLHGAPESSDALHPSLDNASQSHLLVEVRQTLKPQGAPQHCRRFTGFDANIFLNDAEDPFMSRHLIGRACVVRIVSPVTKRDALATRLALRLVMFRITTSSASRPLQL from the exons ATGTTAAAGATGATCTGGGGCGACATCGCCGCTGTGGTCCATCTCTACAAGCGCTACACGGCAGAGCGGCGCAAAGGAGTCACTCGGAACGGCGCCATTCACGCAGTGGCGCTAGTATTGCTTGCTACTGACATGTCACCCATGGAGCCACTTCTTGCTG GTAAAGAACAACGTTGCAAAGTGATCTCCATACTAGGTCCGATCACAGCTTCACGAGCAGTCAGCGCCCACAACGTCGTCTACAATCAGAAATGTCCGGATGTGAATCCAGCAGTGGCTCCTGAGGTCGTCGATTTGCACGGAGCTCCAGAGTCCTCCGATGCACTGCACCCGTCGCTTGACAACGCCAGCCAGTCTCATCTGCTCGTCGAGGTCCGTCAAACATTGAAGCCCCAAGGCGCGCCTCAGCATTGTCGCCGCTTCACTGGCTTCGACGCCAACATTTTCTTGAACGATGCGGAGGATCCTTTCATGTCCCGACACCTGATCGGCCGCGCGTGCGTTGTAAGGATCGTGTCACCCGTCACGAAGCGGGATGCTCTGGCGACGAGGCTGGCGTTGCGCCTCGTGATGTTCCGGATAACGACGAGCTCTGCATCAcggcctttgcaactttga